One part of the Vibrio palustris genome encodes these proteins:
- the galU gene encoding UTP--glucose-1-phosphate uridylyltransferase GalU has protein sequence MIKKCLFPAAGYGTRFLPATKSMPKEMMPVVNKPLIEYGVEEAIQAGLDGMCIVTGRGKHSIMDHFDKNYELEHQINGTNKEELLVDIRDVMDKATFTFIRQREMKGLGHAILTGRELVGDEAFAVVLADDLCVNPDQGVLAQMVALYKQFRCSIVAVQEVPKEETHKYGVISGEMIKDNIYRIDDMVEKPEPADAPSNLAIIGRYILTPDIFDLIEQTEPGKGGEIQITDALLKQAQTGCVLAYKFKGHRFDCGSVEGYIEATNYCYENEYKKNEKAVALNKYSTFKDKNNH, from the coding sequence ATGATTAAAAAATGCCTTTTCCCCGCTGCGGGCTATGGAACACGCTTTCTACCAGCAACAAAATCGATGCCAAAAGAGATGATGCCAGTCGTTAATAAGCCACTTATTGAGTATGGCGTCGAAGAAGCCATTCAAGCTGGCTTAGATGGTATGTGTATTGTGACTGGTCGTGGTAAGCATTCCATCATGGATCATTTTGATAAAAACTATGAGCTAGAGCATCAAATCAATGGAACGAACAAAGAAGAGTTATTAGTTGATATCCGTGATGTTATGGATAAAGCCACATTTACTTTTATACGCCAGCGTGAAATGAAAGGCTTAGGTCATGCAATTCTAACCGGTCGTGAATTGGTCGGTGACGAAGCGTTTGCCGTAGTACTCGCTGACGATTTATGCGTGAATCCAGACCAAGGCGTATTAGCTCAAATGGTGGCTTTATATAAACAATTTCGCTGCTCAATTGTTGCCGTACAAGAAGTGCCAAAAGAAGAAACCCATAAGTACGGTGTCATTTCTGGTGAAATGATTAAAGATAACATTTACCGAATTGATGACATGGTAGAAAAACCCGAACCTGCCGACGCACCAAGTAATCTAGCGATCATTGGTCGTTATATTTTAACCCCTGATATTTTTGATTTGATTGAACAAACTGAGCCGGGTAAAGGTGGCGAGATTCAAATTACGGATGCGCTTCTTAAACAAGCCCAAACTGGGTGCGTGTTAGCTTATAAATTCAAAGGTCATCGGTTTGATTGTGGTAGTGTTGAAGGGTATATCGAAGCCACTAATTACTGCTACGAAAATGAATATAAGAAAAATGAGAAAGCAGTCGCTCTCAATAAATACTCGACCTTTAAAGATAAAAATAATCACTGA
- the lysC gene encoding lysine-sensitive aspartokinase 3 has protein sequence MSTFNVAKFGGTSVADFAAMSRCATIIESNPHTKLVVSSACSGVTNLLVTLASGIENPQERATLIGKIAAIHQAIVEQLNDPSSVEDPLLHFIDVITSASEAASYQTSQKLTDHLVACGELMSTHLFTQILRERGIDAIRFDIRHMLRTDDNFGKAEPQLEEIRRLADEHLVPICQQQVVVTQGFIGADNQGNTTTLGRGGSDYSAALIAESVGAAGLEIWTDVPGIYSTDPRIAPNAAPIAEISFNEASEMANFGAKILHPSTLLPALRQGIPVFVGSSKAPEKGGTWIRKQVDSAPQFRALALRDNQTMVTLHSEKMFQSYGFLAKVFEILAKHKLSVDLITTSEISVSLTLDKTDTSGGAPELPPAVHEELQSLCSVKVEHHLSLIALIGNHMDNQGYAKKVFGALDDFNVRMICYGASEHNLCFLVDSSSAKQAIQHLHEQLFE, from the coding sequence GTGAGCACATTTAATGTAGCGAAATTTGGCGGAACGAGTGTTGCAGACTTCGCTGCTATGAGTCGCTGCGCAACCATTATCGAAAGCAATCCACACACCAAGCTGGTTGTCAGTAGTGCTTGCTCTGGCGTCACTAATTTACTGGTTACTCTAGCGAGCGGAATCGAGAATCCACAAGAACGAGCGACCCTGATTGGAAAAATTGCCGCGATTCATCAGGCGATCGTCGAACAACTCAATGATCCATCAAGCGTAGAAGATCCGCTCTTACACTTTATTGATGTCATTACCAGTGCATCTGAAGCCGCATCTTATCAAACAAGCCAAAAATTGACGGATCACTTGGTCGCCTGCGGTGAGTTAATGTCTACTCACCTATTCACCCAAATACTTCGTGAACGTGGCATTGATGCCATTCGATTTGATATCCGCCACATGCTGCGTACCGACGATAACTTTGGTAAAGCAGAACCACAACTCGAAGAAATCCGTCGGCTTGCCGATGAGCATTTAGTTCCTATCTGTCAACAGCAAGTCGTCGTCACCCAAGGGTTCATTGGCGCCGATAATCAAGGAAATACAACAACACTCGGCCGAGGTGGTAGTGATTATTCAGCAGCACTCATAGCTGAATCTGTCGGTGCGGCGGGTTTAGAGATCTGGACTGATGTGCCAGGAATTTATAGCACCGATCCCCGCATTGCGCCTAATGCCGCGCCTATTGCAGAAATCAGTTTTAATGAAGCCTCAGAAATGGCCAATTTCGGCGCGAAAATTTTACATCCTTCAACATTACTTCCAGCACTACGCCAAGGAATTCCAGTCTTTGTTGGTTCATCAAAAGCGCCAGAGAAAGGCGGCACCTGGATTCGTAAACAAGTAGACAGTGCACCACAATTTCGCGCGCTAGCCTTACGCGATAACCAAACAATGGTTACATTGCATAGTGAAAAAATGTTTCAATCATACGGTTTCCTTGCCAAAGTATTCGAAATACTCGCAAAACATAAACTGTCAGTGGATCTAATTACTACCTCGGAAATCAGTGTGTCACTCACACTCGATAAAACAGACACTTCCGGTGGTGCACCAGAATTACCTCCCGCCGTCCACGAGGAATTGCAATCGTTATGCTCGGTAAAAGTAGAGCATCACTTAAGCCTTATCGCGTTAATTGGTAATCACATGGATAATCAAGGCTATGCGAAAAAAGTGTTTGGCGCTTTAGATGACTTTAATGTGCGCATGATTTGCTATGGCGCCAGTGAGCATAACTTGTGTTTCCTAGTGGACTCCTCATCAGCTAAACAAGCTATTCAACATTTACATGAACAATTATTCGAGTAA
- a CDS encoding replication initiation protein produces the protein MTHKMPPPINVIKIRNQTIDKSIFNNKSYKCKLSYNQYKILSYCISLLKHNENNIIKIDIKDYCQAIGLTLQSNNFIGIQNALKTLEQVPLVITNDTTSSPIPAITHVTSLSDNQIEVGLEQRYLAHLEDLTTSLNQYNFINIAFLTSYYSIHLYEICKSWQGRKTMIVDVVTLRQIFALENTLRSWQHFKERVLSKPLEEINLLTDINIEVEYIRHQRMVKKIKFTISTKTREQRIRVNQYIKKHMDSKYIKRQK, from the coding sequence ATGACACATAAAATGCCTCCCCCTATCAATGTGATTAAAATCCGCAATCAAACTATTGATAAAAGCATTTTTAATAACAAATCATATAAATGTAAGCTATCTTATAATCAGTATAAAATACTAAGTTATTGCATATCATTACTAAAGCACAATGAAAATAACATTATCAAAATAGATATAAAGGATTATTGCCAAGCCATTGGACTGACGCTTCAGTCAAATAACTTCATCGGCATTCAAAATGCATTAAAGACATTAGAGCAAGTTCCGTTAGTTATTACCAATGATACAACGTCTTCTCCTATACCTGCCATTACTCATGTTACCTCTCTTTCAGATAATCAAATCGAAGTTGGATTAGAACAACGCTACCTCGCTCACCTTGAAGATCTTACAACGTCATTAAATCAATATAATTTCATTAATATTGCTTTTTTGACAAGCTATTACTCGATTCATCTTTATGAGATATGTAAATCTTGGCAGGGAAGAAAAACGATGATTGTTGATGTCGTCACACTTCGTCAAATTTTCGCTTTAGAAAATACACTACGTAGTTGGCAACATTTTAAAGAAAGAGTGCTCAGTAAACCATTAGAAGAAATTAACTTATTGACGGATATTAATATTGAAGTAGAGTATATCCGACATCAGAGAATGGTTAAAAAAATCAAATTTACTATTTCGACAAAAACACGCGAACAAAGAATTCGCGTCAATCAATACATAAAGAAACATATGGATAGTAAATATATTAAAAGACAAAAATAA
- the uvrA gene encoding excinuclease ABC subunit UvrA — protein sequence MDKIDIRGARTHNLKNINLTIPRDKLVVITGLSGSGKSSLAFDTLYAEGQRRYVESLSAYARQFLSLMEKPDVDHIEGLSPAISIEQKSTSHNPRSTVGTITEIYDYLRLLYARIGEPRCPEHQVPLKAQTISQMVDKVLEMPEGAKIMLLAPIIKERKGEHVKTLQNLAAQGFIRARVDGETCDLSDPPALELQKKHTIEVIVDRFKVRDDLQLRLAESFETALELSGGIVVAAPMDGDGDEQVFSANFACPHCGYSMSELEPRLFSFNNPAGACPTCDGLGVQQYFDADRVVQDSKLSLANGAIRGWDKRNFYYFQMLTSLAEHYSFKLTTPFNELPKKIRDVVLHGSGSTEVEFKYVNDRGDLRVKHHPFEGILNTLERRYRETDSNSVREELSKYVSTKACATCSGTRLRLEARNVFVNDITLPEVVAQSIAGSLEFIDTLELEGQKAQIAEKILKEISDRLTFLVDVGLNYLNLSRSAETLSGGEAQRIRLASQIGAGLVGVMYVLDEPSIGLHQRDNERLLGTLTRLRDMGNTVLVVEHDEDAIRSADHVIDIGPGAGVHGGNVVAEGTVDDIIRNPDSLTGQYLTGTQSIAIPEKRTPIDKKKLVQIFGATGNNLHNVDLSIPVGLMTCVTGVSGSGKSTLINDTFFKIAHAALNGATKATPAPYKRIKGLEHFDKVIDIDQSPIGRTPRSNPATYTGIFTPIRELFAGTQEARSRGYKPGRFSFNVRGGRCEACQGDGVIKVEMHFLPDVYVPCDVCQGKRYNRETLEVRYKGKTIDEVLEMTIEDAREFFAPVPAIARKLQTLIDVGLSYIRLGQAATTLSGGEAQRVKLARELSKRDTGKTLYILDEPTTGLHFHDIKQLLAVLNQLRDRGNTVVVIEHNLDVIKTADWIVDLGPEGGQGGGEIIAQGTPEQVAEIAGSHTAHFLKPMLN from the coding sequence ATGGATAAAATCGACATACGTGGCGCTAGGACTCACAATCTCAAAAATATCAACCTAACTATTCCTAGAGATAAACTCGTTGTGATAACAGGTTTATCCGGTTCAGGAAAGTCATCGCTTGCCTTTGACACTCTCTATGCAGAAGGTCAACGACGCTATGTAGAGTCGTTATCAGCCTATGCACGCCAGTTTCTCTCGTTGATGGAAAAACCCGATGTTGATCATATCGAAGGCCTATCACCGGCCATTTCTATCGAACAAAAATCGACGTCGCATAACCCTCGTTCAACCGTTGGGACCATCACTGAAATCTACGACTACTTACGTTTGTTATATGCGCGTATCGGTGAGCCACGCTGTCCTGAACATCAAGTTCCTCTAAAAGCACAAACCATTAGCCAAATGGTAGATAAAGTTTTAGAGATGCCTGAAGGCGCCAAAATTATGCTACTCGCCCCAATTATTAAAGAAAGAAAAGGCGAGCATGTTAAAACGCTACAAAACCTTGCAGCGCAAGGCTTTATTCGTGCCCGAGTTGATGGTGAAACCTGTGATCTTTCCGATCCACCAGCACTAGAGCTACAGAAAAAACATACGATTGAAGTTATCGTCGATCGCTTTAAAGTGCGCGACGATCTGCAGTTACGTTTAGCTGAATCTTTTGAAACGGCACTAGAACTGTCCGGCGGTATTGTCGTAGCAGCTCCAATGGACGGAGATGGTGATGAACAAGTGTTCTCCGCTAATTTTGCTTGTCCACATTGTGGTTATAGTATGAGCGAGCTAGAACCTCGTTTATTTTCATTCAATAACCCTGCGGGAGCCTGCCCAACGTGTGATGGCCTAGGAGTACAGCAATATTTCGATGCAGATCGCGTAGTACAAGATAGTAAACTGAGCTTAGCCAACGGAGCCATTCGTGGCTGGGATAAACGTAACTTTTATTATTTTCAGATGCTAACGTCTCTAGCTGAGCATTATTCATTCAAACTAACGACACCATTTAATGAACTACCGAAAAAAATCCGTGATGTCGTGTTACATGGCTCTGGTTCTACCGAAGTTGAATTTAAGTATGTTAATGACCGAGGCGATTTACGGGTCAAACATCATCCGTTTGAGGGCATACTCAATACGCTAGAAAGACGCTATCGTGAAACTGACTCTAATTCTGTGCGTGAAGAATTGAGTAAATATGTTTCCACCAAAGCCTGTGCAACGTGCTCTGGTACTCGTCTACGTCTTGAAGCTCGTAATGTGTTTGTTAATGATATAACGCTACCAGAAGTTGTGGCTCAGAGTATTGCCGGTTCTTTAGAGTTTATTGACACACTCGAGCTTGAAGGCCAAAAGGCACAAATCGCTGAAAAAATCTTAAAAGAAATATCGGATCGTCTCACCTTTTTGGTCGATGTGGGATTGAATTATTTGAACTTGTCACGCAGCGCAGAAACCTTATCTGGAGGTGAAGCACAGCGTATCCGTTTGGCGAGTCAAATTGGCGCAGGCTTAGTTGGTGTGATGTATGTCCTTGATGAACCTTCGATTGGTTTGCATCAGCGTGATAATGAACGTCTACTAGGAACACTGACCCGCCTGCGTGATATGGGGAATACGGTGTTAGTGGTCGAACATGATGAAGATGCGATTCGCAGCGCTGATCACGTGATCGATATTGGCCCCGGTGCCGGAGTTCATGGTGGTAATGTTGTCGCGGAAGGTACAGTCGATGACATTATTCGTAACCCTGACTCACTCACAGGACAATATCTTACTGGTACTCAGTCCATTGCCATTCCCGAGAAAAGAACGCCAATAGACAAGAAAAAATTGGTACAAATTTTTGGAGCGACAGGCAACAACCTACACAATGTCGATCTGTCTATTCCTGTCGGCTTGATGACATGTGTGACAGGGGTTTCTGGCTCTGGTAAATCAACGTTGATTAATGACACGTTTTTCAAAATTGCTCATGCCGCTTTAAACGGTGCGACCAAAGCCACTCCGGCGCCGTATAAACGTATCAAAGGATTAGAGCATTTTGATAAGGTCATTGATATTGACCAAAGCCCTATTGGACGTACGCCACGCTCGAACCCAGCGACGTATACTGGGATTTTCACTCCTATTCGTGAATTATTTGCTGGCACCCAAGAAGCACGTTCACGTGGTTATAAGCCGGGTCGTTTCAGTTTTAACGTGCGAGGTGGACGGTGTGAAGCTTGCCAAGGCGATGGGGTTATCAAGGTCGAAATGCATTTCTTACCTGATGTCTACGTGCCGTGTGATGTTTGCCAAGGTAAACGCTATAATCGTGAAACCTTAGAAGTACGCTATAAAGGTAAAACGATTGATGAAGTGTTAGAAATGACGATTGAAGATGCCAGAGAGTTCTTTGCTCCAGTGCCAGCAATTGCTCGTAAGCTACAAACATTAATCGATGTTGGTTTATCTTATATCCGCTTAGGGCAAGCAGCGACTACCTTATCTGGCGGTGAAGCTCAGCGGGTTAAATTAGCTCGTGAGCTGTCTAAACGCGATACGGGTAAAACCTTATATATTTTAGATGAACCAACAACAGGTCTGCATTTTCATGACATCAAGCAACTGCTCGCCGTATTAAATCAATTACGAGATCGTGGAAATACGGTCGTGGTCATTGAGCATAACTTAGATGTAATAAAAACAGCCGATTGGATTGTCGACTTAGGTCCTGAAGGCGGACAAGGTGGAGGAGAAATTATTGCGCAGGGCACGCCTGAGCAAGTCGCTGAAATAGCGGGGTCGCACACAGCCCACTTCCTAAAGCCTATGTTAAACTAA
- a CDS encoding response regulator transcription factor — translation MLSSPDQSLTIVNLGDNHSLCAKNICEPNLNIPAMLQSGSGKFLILIANLKMDSRLSGHGELIVSEVTDKEKTMLSTDYANCLTVIHRYNSPLDTLITEVVSEIDGHIDWCSLNELTYNRVPDHCTLIIDYESYLHIHQTLSTILINPTGLDIVIYNAPISIRTETLLCLGRLRGLFYERTNRHTIAAGLRDIQQGKMVIPIDICHQLLDHYQTTHPYPVKTGTDLSQRESQVLRELTSGQSNLQIADRFCISECTVKSHLYNIYRKLDVKNRVQAMEWAKYHLNTIN, via the coding sequence ATGCTTTCGAGTCCTGACCAATCACTGACTATTGTGAACCTTGGTGATAATCATTCACTCTGTGCGAAGAACATTTGCGAACCAAATCTAAACATTCCTGCGATGTTGCAAAGCGGTTCAGGCAAGTTCCTAATATTAATCGCAAACCTCAAAATGGATTCTCGCCTTTCTGGACATGGTGAGCTCATAGTCTCTGAAGTCACCGACAAGGAGAAGACGATGCTTTCCACTGACTATGCCAATTGTCTTACCGTTATTCATCGCTACAACTCACCATTAGATACGCTCATTACTGAGGTGGTCTCTGAAATTGACGGCCATATTGATTGGTGTTCGCTTAATGAGCTGACCTATAACCGTGTACCTGATCATTGCACCTTGATCATCGACTATGAGTCTTACCTACACATTCATCAGACGCTATCAACAATACTCATAAATCCGACTGGCCTCGATATCGTTATTTATAATGCGCCTATTTCTATACGGACTGAAACACTGTTATGTTTAGGAAGACTACGTGGACTCTTTTATGAACGAACCAACCGGCACACGATTGCGGCGGGTTTACGCGATATTCAGCAAGGAAAAATGGTCATTCCTATCGACATTTGTCATCAGCTACTGGATCACTACCAAACAACGCATCCCTATCCAGTAAAAACAGGAACCGATCTTAGCCAGCGTGAATCACAAGTGCTGCGAGAGCTCACTTCAGGACAAAGTAACCTACAAATTGCCGATAGATTTTGCATCAGCGAATGTACCGTTAAATCTCATCTGTATAATATTTATCGTAAATTAGACGTTAAGAATCGTGTACAAGCAATGGAATGGGCAAAGTATCATTTAAATACTATCAACTAA
- a CDS encoding single-stranded DNA-binding protein, protein MASRGVNKVILIGNLGSDPEVRYMPNGGAVANITLATSDSWRDKATGEQREKTEWHRVALFGKLAEIAGEYLRKGSQVYIEGQLQTRKWQDQSGQDRYTTEVVVQGFNGVMQMLGGRNGGAPQQGSGMGGQPSQQGGWGQPQQPAQQRQQPVQQQQQSAPQAAPQQPQYNEPPMDFDDDIPF, encoded by the coding sequence ATGGCAAGCCGTGGTGTGAACAAAGTAATTTTAATTGGTAACTTAGGTAGCGATCCTGAAGTTCGTTATATGCCAAATGGTGGTGCAGTTGCAAACATCACTCTCGCAACGTCAGATTCATGGCGTGATAAGGCAACAGGTGAGCAACGTGAAAAGACCGAATGGCACCGTGTGGCTCTGTTTGGTAAGCTTGCTGAAATCGCAGGTGAGTATCTGCGCAAAGGCTCTCAAGTTTACATTGAAGGTCAACTGCAAACGCGTAAATGGCAAGATCAAAGTGGTCAAGATCGCTATACAACTGAAGTCGTTGTGCAAGGCTTTAATGGTGTAATGCAGATGCTTGGTGGCCGCAATGGTGGGGCACCACAGCAAGGTTCTGGCATGGGAGGTCAACCCTCTCAGCAAGGTGGTTGGGGACAGCCGCAACAGCCTGCACAGCAACGCCAGCAACCTGTACAGCAGCAACAGCAGTCGGCTCCGCAAGCGGCGCCACAGCAACCACAGTATAATGAACCACCAATGGATTTTGATGACGACATCCCATTCTAA
- a CDS encoding PglL family O-oligosaccharyltransferase has translation MAIVLLGGTHLEPKTPKVPLTKPFLYAIASLYIYAMHFIMSNPGGSGLALSFNDTSWIAISLALGVGLCQLANNQVIRFSKLTLGLLLTCILMTIPIFYHNSDPELVTMRLLGLWAGLLFFWLLQQFRFSNREKQRLLWFIVIGSLIEAGIGLYQYFIIAPEALAKLQHFTRPSGVFHQPNVMASFLATGLLVSGYLLARQPKKYDEHWVQTTLLYLTSLTSSLLLVVLASRTGWLGSILGIICLLPYLKKYASKRRFITWIIAILVGVSIGFFSMNQQGMSGFVANKIDLQSPRRYTFPQTFDMMVEKPFTGYGYGRFESQYILYTARQHQLNPNYPPGLASMDHPHNELIYWGVEGGIIPIIGIIIAASLVCLRLLYAKRGTRLGLFALLLPIALHTQLEYPFYHSAVHWITFLILLYWIDQRSLSYRSLSFHPWIARLLRILSLLVPVLISAFMLTTLQTNYVLTRFERSPSKYPDMINHVTNLAVWKNRYDWDVYSLYLRKGLKTKQPEDIMPFVTWAPTVIEHQPRPIFYKKLILSYEALNDTSRAEQTRNEAQFLFPKIDFTHLHENAISAALSSSKLTTPKPLKE, from the coding sequence ATGGCGATAGTGCTATTAGGCGGCACCCATCTAGAACCTAAAACTCCGAAAGTTCCGCTCACCAAACCGTTCCTCTATGCCATTGCATCCCTTTATATTTATGCAATGCATTTTATTATGTCAAACCCCGGCGGATCGGGGCTCGCGTTGTCGTTTAATGACACATCCTGGATTGCGATCAGCTTAGCCTTAGGCGTTGGTCTTTGTCAGTTAGCTAATAACCAAGTGATTCGTTTCTCTAAATTAACACTTGGATTATTACTTACCTGCATTCTAATGACCATTCCGATCTTCTATCACAATTCAGATCCTGAGTTGGTGACCATGAGACTACTCGGTTTATGGGCGGGTTTATTATTTTTTTGGCTCCTACAACAATTTCGTTTTTCTAACCGAGAAAAACAACGACTGTTGTGGTTTATAGTGATCGGTAGTTTAATCGAGGCGGGCATTGGCCTTTATCAATATTTCATCATTGCGCCTGAAGCCTTGGCTAAACTCCAACACTTTACGCGTCCATCCGGTGTTTTCCACCAACCGAATGTTATGGCAAGCTTTCTTGCAACTGGCTTATTGGTGTCTGGTTACCTGCTCGCAAGGCAGCCTAAAAAGTACGACGAGCACTGGGTTCAGACTACGCTACTGTATCTCACTTCACTAACGAGCTCTTTACTGTTAGTCGTATTAGCTTCACGTACAGGCTGGTTAGGTTCCATACTAGGCATTATATGCCTCCTACCCTATTTGAAGAAGTACGCTTCTAAAAGACGCTTTATTACTTGGATTATTGCGATACTCGTCGGTGTGAGCATCGGTTTTTTCTCGATGAATCAACAAGGCATGTCAGGTTTTGTCGCCAATAAAATTGATCTGCAAAGCCCTCGTCGATACACATTTCCTCAAACGTTCGACATGATGGTTGAGAAACCATTTACAGGTTATGGCTACGGGCGCTTTGAATCTCAATATATACTGTATACTGCACGCCAACATCAACTCAACCCTAATTATCCACCTGGGCTCGCGTCCATGGATCATCCCCATAATGAATTAATATATTGGGGAGTTGAGGGCGGTATTATTCCAATCATAGGTATTATTATCGCGGCCAGTCTAGTATGTCTACGTCTGCTCTACGCTAAGCGGGGCACTCGTCTAGGTCTGTTTGCACTGCTGCTTCCTATTGCGCTGCACACACAATTAGAGTACCCGTTTTACCATTCAGCCGTTCACTGGATCACCTTTTTGATCTTACTATATTGGATTGATCAGCGGTCACTATCCTATCGGTCTCTTTCATTTCATCCTTGGATTGCCCGTCTATTACGCATTTTATCTTTACTTGTTCCCGTGCTCATCAGTGCCTTCATGCTGACGACGCTACAGACTAACTACGTATTAACACGTTTTGAGCGCTCTCCGAGTAAATATCCAGATATGATTAATCATGTCACTAACTTAGCGGTCTGGAAAAATAGATACGACTGGGATGTATACAGTTTATATTTACGAAAAGGATTAAAAACCAAACAACCAGAAGATATAATGCCATTTGTCACATGGGCTCCAACAGTTATTGAACATCAACCACGTCCGATTTTTTATAAAAAATTAATTCTTTCTTATGAAGCACTTAATGACACAAGTCGGGCAGAACAAACACGTAATGAAGCGCAGTTTTTATTTCCTAAAATCGACTTTACTCATTTGCACGAAAATGCGATATCAGCAGCTTTATCATCATCAAAACTGACAACGCCAAAGCCATTAAAGGAATAG